One segment of Bradysia coprophila strain Holo2 unplaced genomic scaffold, BU_Bcop_v1 contig_561, whole genome shotgun sequence DNA contains the following:
- the LOC119083179 gene encoding muscle-specific protein 20 — protein sequence MSLERAVKAKIAGKRDPVKDKEAQEWIEAILGLAFPGGESYEDVLKDGQVLCRLINKIKPGSVAKINESGGQFKMMENINNFQKALKSYGVPDQDVFQTVDLYEKKDISQVTNTLFALGRATWKDESFPGPNLGPKPADECKREFTDEQLAAGQTIIGLQAGQNKGATQAGSNMGAGRKILLGK from the exons ATGTCTCTAGAACGTGCAGTGAAAGCTAAG ATCGCCGGAAAGCGTGATCCAGTGAAAGACAAAGAGGCCCAAGAATGGATTGAAGCTATTCTTGGTCTCGCCTTCCCAGGTGGTGAAAGCTACGAGGATGTGCTTAAGGATGGCCAAGTCCTTTGCAgattgatcaataaaattaagcCAGGATCAGTAGCCAAAATTAACGAATCCGGTGGTCAATTCAAGATGATGGAAAATATCAACAACTTCCAGAAAGCCCTCAAATCATATGGTGTACCTGATCAAGACGTTTTCCAAACCGTCGATCTGTACGAAAAGAAGGATATTTCACAAGTGACAAACACATTGTTCGCTCTCGGCCGTGCA acATGGAAGGATGAATCGTTCCCTGGACCAAATCTAGGACCGAAACCAGCTGATGAATGCAAACGTGAATTCACAGACGAACAATTAGCTGCTGGTCAAACAATTATTGGATTGCAAGCTGGCCAAAATAAAGGTGCCACTCAAGCTGGTTCAAATATGGGCGCTGGTCGCAAAATTTTGCTCGGAAAGTAA